Proteins from a genomic interval of Streptomyces sp. NBC_01426:
- the ltrA gene encoding group II intron reverse transcriptase/maturase has protein sequence MPKDAPPNGDAVLEELPASSNQQVSEMQAKLHRWAADQKDRRFDDLFNLVHDPATLKVAWWRVEANRGARSAGTDGLTPARIEAEIGVSRFLEDLRSAIKSGEFRPQPVRERKIPKPGGSGKVRRLGIPTVADRVVQAALKLVLEPIFEADFEPVSYGFRPERRAHDAIAEIHFYGTRGYRWVLDADIEACFDSIDHSALMERVRGRIKDKRVLRLIKAFLKAGVLTELGTVSETRSGTPQGGILSPLLANIALSALDEHMTAPWKPGEAMSTEMRRRRRVWKGLPVWRFVRYADDFVVLLRGDSAGDVEGLREEISQVLKPLGLRLSEAKTRVVHMEEGFDFLGFHIRWGRKRGTDKWYVYTFVADRPLKSVKAKIRTMTPRTSQQDLRDVLERINRLVRGWTAYFRHAVASRAFAHLRQFIWWRIVRMMRHRHRWAWKDVRRWLTGPTGTWKPIAADGIEMFNPAAVIIIRYRYRGERIPNPWAQAA, from the coding sequence ATGCCGAAAGATGCACCGCCGAATGGCGATGCCGTGCTGGAGGAACTCCCCGCGAGTTCAAATCAGCAGGTATCGGAGATGCAGGCCAAACTTCACCGTTGGGCGGCGGACCAGAAGGACCGCCGATTCGACGACCTGTTCAACCTCGTGCATGACCCGGCCACGCTGAAGGTGGCGTGGTGGCGGGTCGAAGCCAACCGCGGAGCCCGTTCTGCTGGGACGGACGGGCTGACGCCCGCACGCATCGAAGCAGAGATCGGGGTGTCGCGGTTCCTGGAGGATCTTCGCTCGGCTATCAAGTCGGGTGAGTTTCGGCCGCAACCGGTTAGGGAGCGCAAGATCCCCAAGCCGGGCGGTTCTGGAAAGGTTCGCCGCCTGGGTATCCCCACGGTGGCGGATCGGGTTGTCCAGGCAGCGCTGAAACTCGTGTTGGAGCCTATCTTTGAGGCAGATTTCGAACCAGTCTCATATGGTTTCAGACCCGAGCGGCGCGCACACGACGCGATTGCTGAGATCCACTTTTACGGCACCCGTGGATACCGGTGGGTGCTGGATGCCGATATCGAAGCATGCTTCGACTCCATCGACCATTCAGCCCTGATGGAACGGGTCCGTGGAAGGATCAAGGACAAGCGCGTGTTGCGGCTCATCAAAGCGTTCCTGAAAGCCGGGGTTCTTACGGAACTCGGCACAGTTTCAGAAACGCGGAGCGGAACGCCGCAGGGAGGCATTCTCTCGCCGCTATTGGCCAACATCGCACTGTCTGCGCTCGATGAGCATATGACGGCACCGTGGAAGCCAGGAGAGGCAATGTCGACCGAGATGAGGCGCCGGCGTCGTGTCTGGAAGGGGCTCCCCGTTTGGCGATTCGTCCGCTACGCGGACGACTTCGTCGTCTTGCTAAGGGGTGACTCCGCAGGCGATGTCGAGGGGCTGCGCGAGGAGATCAGCCAAGTGCTCAAACCTTTGGGACTACGGCTCTCCGAGGCCAAGACCAGGGTAGTGCACATGGAAGAGGGGTTCGACTTTCTTGGGTTCCACATCCGGTGGGGACGCAAGAGGGGAACGGATAAGTGGTACGTCTACACCTTCGTCGCTGACCGGCCTCTCAAGTCGGTCAAGGCGAAGATCCGGACTATGACCCCCAGGACGTCACAGCAAGACCTAAGGGACGTGCTTGAGCGGATCAATCGACTCGTGCGCGGCTGGACCGCCTACTTCCGACATGCCGTGGCAAGCCGGGCGTTCGCACATCTGCGCCAGTTCATCTGGTGGCGGATCGTTCGGATGATGCGCCATCGGCATCGTTGGGCGTGGAAGGACGTCCGCCGTTGGCTCACCGGTCCCACCGGGACATGGAAGCCGATCGCGGCGGACGGGATCGAGATGTTCAACCCAGCAGCGGTGATCATCATTCGGTACCGCTACAGGGGCGAACGCATCCCCAACCCCTGGGCTCAGGCTGCCTGA